The region TCCCCCACACCGCTTTTGCACACATAGCTGCGCCGGTGATAGGAGGTGAATCGCTCCACCAACATCGCGGCATAGTCGGTCTCACCCTGCATGAACACCCATTCGTGCGGGATGAACACCTCATCGAAGATGACCATGGCCTCCTGACCACCGTACTGCGCATTGCCCACGTCTATGTCGCCCTCTTCCATGCTGCGGGTATCACAGCTTTGGCGACCGTAGATATAGGTGATACCTGGAGCATCCACGGGGACCGCTCCTACCACGGCGTAGTCGGTGTCGGCCTCGGTGAGGCGCATGGTCGGCATCACCACCATGTAATGCGAGTTCAGGCAGCCGGTTTGGTGAGCCTTAGCACCGGAGACATACACGCCCTGCTCATCCCGACGCACAATCCGCAAAAACAGATCCGGGTCGGCTTGTTGATGCGGAGCCAGCCCCCGGTCTCCCTTCACATCCGTCATCGCACCGCCGACCACAAAGTTGCCCGCATGCATGCGCGTCAGAAAAGCCTTGAGGCGGGTGTGGTAATCGGTGCCATGGGCCTCATCCATCTCATAGGTCACCGAATACAGCGCATTAAATGCATCCATTCCCACACAGCGCTGAAAGCAGGTTCCGGTGAGCTGACCCAGACGACGCTGCATTTTGTTCTGCGCCACCAGGTCATCGGCACTGGTACATACATGCAGAAAGCGGCTGACCCGCTTGCCCGTAAACGGCGATACCACCGTAGCCAACTCTGGATTGGCCAGAGCGAGGTCATAGGTCTGCGCAACGGCATTGATGGAGGGACGAATGACCGGGTGATCAACAAACTCCGGCACCATCTCCCCGAACAAAAACACGCGCAAATTACGCCCACGCAAGCTTTGGATGTAATCCGCGCCACTACGTAGAGGGCTGATGGAATCGGGGGTAGCGTCGTACATGTGTCTCTTCCGGAGTAAAGCGGCTTCGGCATCATAACGCTTGCCGCGACTCAGACTCGAGCGCTACCGCTGCCTGGCTGGAACACAGCCATGCGCACGACGAATGCGCCGTGGCTTTCATCAAAATGCAACAGCGGCGTCACAGCAGTGCAGCATCGAAGGCCTAGCGTGGGCGCTCATGAATACGTTCCTGCGCAGTGCACGCACCCAGGCCGAATGGATCAGTGACTCATTACGGCCAGGCCGCCACCCCAGCGCCCCTCTCAGCATACGCCGGCTACTGAGTCTGGGCTTAGCACTACCGCCCTATAGCGCGCTCCAAGGCCTGAACTGGGCTGGGCTGGCCCTGGACCGCTGGCTCTACCCCCATTACGCCAATGCCAGCCCGGAACAGCCGCTGTTCATCATGGGCTTGCCGCGCAGCGGAACCACGTTTGTTCACCGCAGCCTAGCCGCGGCGGATACTGACTTTCACAGCATGCGGACCTGGGAAGCCCTATTGGCTCCCTCGGTTTGTCAACGGCGGCTATGGCAGGGACTGGCAAAAATTGATCAACGCTGGCTGCGGGGAATCGTTCAACGTGGTCTAGACACCCTGGTGCATTGGGCCGCGAGTGGTCTAGATGAGATTCACAGCGTTTCCCTGCAGGACGCAGAAGAAGACTACCTAGCACTGTTGCCCGCGGCAGCGTGTTTCCTCGCGGTGCTCGCCTTCCCAGACCGTGAGGACCTTTGGCAGCTGGGCTATCTGGATCAGCTGCCCGAAAAGCAGCGCCGCCGAATCATAAGCGCTTACCTGGACATTCTTGCCCGCCAGCAATATGCCCAGGGTCATCATCGTCGCCTGCTGTCCAAAAACGCCGCTTTTGGCTCTTGGGCCGGGGCCCTCGCTTCAGCACTTCCTGAAGCCCGCTTTTTGATCTGCATTCGCGAGCCTGCCAAGGGCTTGGACTCCCAGCTCAGTGCCATTGAGCCCGCCATGCAGGCCTTGGGAACCCATGCCCAGCCGGACCGGCTTAGAGCACGCTTTTTGGAGCTTTTTGCGCATCAATATCAGCACTTGAGGCAAGTCTGCACGGACTACCCGGACCGCACTGAGGTTGTGGATATGGACCTCTTGGCAGACAACCCCGGACCCGTTCTAAAACAGGCTCTGCGTGGTCTGGGGCTACCCATCAGCGAGCAACTGCAAGCAGCATTAGAGCAGGCCCAACGTCAGGGCCGAGGCCATCGCAGCCGCGCCAGCCAACAGCCTCTGACTGAGATCCCAGAGGCATTGATGAATGACTATCAGGCGCTGCGTCAACGCGCCACCACCAGCCCACTTCCCATGGAGAAGCAAGCATGACGCTGCTGGACACTCAGACCGCCTACGCCCAAAGCGAGCTCGGGCTGCACACCATAGCGCCGGCTCAGCGCAAGCTCCGCGTGGCCTTTTTTTCCGATGCCATGCCCGAACGCAATGGCGCTGGCTCCTATTACACCGATCTCGTTGCCCATCTGCGTGAAGCACAGGTGGATGCGCGGATGTTCCAGCCGCA is a window of Oceanococcus sp. HetDA_MAG_MS8 DNA encoding:
- a CDS encoding sulfotransferase, with product MNTFLRSARTQAEWISDSLRPGRHPSAPLSIRRLLSLGLALPPYSALQGLNWAGLALDRWLYPHYANASPEQPLFIMGLPRSGTTFVHRSLAAADTDFHSMRTWEALLAPSVCQRRLWQGLAKIDQRWLRGIVQRGLDTLVHWAASGLDEIHSVSLQDAEEDYLALLPAAACFLAVLAFPDREDLWQLGYLDQLPEKQRRRIISAYLDILARQQYAQGHHRRLLSKNAAFGSWAGALASALPEARFLICIREPAKGLDSQLSAIEPAMQALGTHAQPDRLRARFLELFAHQYQHLRQVCTDYPDRTEVVDMDLLADNPGPVLKQALRGLGLPISEQLQAALEQAQRQGRGHRSRASQQPLTEIPEALMNDYQALRQRATTSPLPMEKQA